In Nostoc sp. GT001, a genomic segment contains:
- a CDS encoding SDR family oxidoreductase, translating to MVIQNKVVIITGASSGLGEATAKRLAASGAKLMLAARREDRLKELVGAIAKSGGTATYQVTDVADCAQMEALAKETLSTYSRIDVLINNAGLMPLSPLDQVKVEEWDRMIDVNIKGVLYGIAAVLPIMRQQKSGHVINLSSVAGHKVFAGAAVYCATKYAVRAISEGLRLESNGEIRSTNISPGAVATELTNTITDQDTAAGINQLYTIAIDADAIARAIAYAIEQPDDVDVNEMIIRPTRQEL from the coding sequence ATTGTTATTCAAAACAAAGTGGTAATCATCACCGGAGCCAGCAGTGGTTTAGGCGAGGCAACTGCGAAGCGACTTGCTGCTAGTGGAGCCAAACTGATGCTGGCTGCCAGACGCGAAGATCGTCTCAAAGAATTGGTTGGAGCGATCGCTAAATCAGGAGGGACTGCAACCTATCAAGTAACGGATGTGGCAGATTGCGCACAGATGGAAGCCTTAGCGAAGGAAACTTTGAGTACATACAGCCGGATCGACGTGCTAATTAATAATGCCGGGTTGATGCCGCTTTCTCCCCTCGACCAAGTAAAGGTGGAGGAGTGGGATCGGATGATCGATGTGAACATTAAGGGTGTCCTCTATGGCATTGCTGCCGTGTTACCAATTATGCGTCAGCAAAAGTCTGGTCACGTCATTAACCTATCGTCAGTGGCTGGACATAAGGTGTTTGCGGGAGCAGCAGTCTACTGTGCCACTAAGTACGCAGTGCGGGCGATTTCTGAGGGGCTGCGGTTAGAGTCAAATGGTGAAATCCGTTCGACTAATATCTCACCAGGAGCCGTTGCCACCGAACTGACTAATACGATTACCGATCAAGACACAGCAGCAGGAATTAATCAACTTTATACGATCGCCATTGATGCAGATGCCATTGCCCGTGCGATCGCATACGCCATTGAGCAACCCGATGATGTTGATGTGAATGAAATGATCATTCGTCCGACACGTCAAGAACTTTAG
- a CDS encoding transposase — protein MSDILSLLQCLLPQINATTMRQLNQIILAMLAMSGRVTMLGISRWAGIGGSYRTMLRFFHTVIPWATLFWLFFRKHLFRANEVYLLAGDEVVVSKSGKKTYGLDRFFSSLANKPISGLSFFVLSLVSVEQRHSFPIQIEQVIKKDTQTKSTSTIEKPNKKEKRGRGRPKGSKNKNKKEVILTSELILIQKMIGSLFKLLANSISLTYLVVDGHFGNNNALQMARLVNLQIISKLRHDSALYFPYENPDSSKRSRRKYGDKLDYRNIPDKYLCKSAIEDDIQTDIYQATLIHKEFAQALNVVILVKTNLKTNACSHVIIFSSDLTLSFEKIIDYYKLRFQIEFNFRDAKQFWGLEDFMNLSQTAVTNASNLAFFMVNLSHHLLADFQQLNPGSGIIDLKAYHRGFRYVREMLKMLPEIPEPILLTQIFAKLTSLGRIHPVSTGVEPS, from the coding sequence ATGTCCGATATCTTATCACTGCTACAATGCTTGCTACCGCAGATAAACGCTACGACGATGCGGCAATTGAACCAGATAATCCTGGCTATGTTAGCGATGAGCGGACGAGTCACGATGTTGGGAATTTCCCGTTGGGCAGGCATTGGTGGTAGTTATCGGACGATGTTGCGGTTTTTTCATACAGTAATACCTTGGGCTACATTGTTTTGGCTATTTTTCCGCAAGCATTTGTTCCGTGCGAATGAGGTATATTTGCTTGCAGGAGATGAAGTTGTAGTCAGTAAATCGGGTAAAAAGACTTATGGATTAGATAGATTCTTTTCTAGCCTAGCCAATAAACCGATATCAGGATTATCTTTCTTTGTATTATCATTAGTGAGTGTTGAACAGAGGCACTCGTTTCCGATTCAGATAGAACAGGTAATAAAGAAAGATACTCAAACAAAAAGTACCTCGACAATCGAAAAACCAAACAAAAAAGAAAAGCGTGGGCGTGGACGACCAAAAGGAAGTAAAAACAAAAATAAAAAGGAAGTGATATTAACATCTGAATTAATACTAATTCAGAAAATGATTGGTTCACTATTCAAGTTATTAGCTAACTCTATTTCCCTCACCTACTTGGTAGTAGATGGTCATTTTGGTAACAACAATGCTTTGCAGATGGCACGTCTTGTCAACTTGCAGATAATTTCCAAATTGCGCCATGATTCAGCATTATACTTCCCTTATGAAAATCCTGACTCCAGTAAGCGCTCTCGTCGTAAATACGGTGATAAGCTAGACTATCGTAATATACCTGACAAATACTTATGTAAAAGTGCTATTGAGGATGATATTCAAACTGATATTTATCAAGCCACTCTTATTCACAAAGAATTTGCCCAAGCTCTCAATGTAGTGATTTTGGTCAAAACCAATCTTAAAACTAATGCTTGCAGCCATGTAATTATTTTTTCTAGCGACCTAACTCTGTCATTTGAAAAAATTATCGACTATTACAAACTCCGTTTCCAAATCGAGTTTAATTTTAGGGATGCCAAGCAGTTTTGGGGATTGGAAGATTTTATGAACCTGAGCCAAACTGCCGTGACTAATGCTTCTAATTTAGCATTTTTTATGGTCAATTTATCCCACCATCTTCTCGCTGATTTCCAGCAACTCAATCCCGGTTCTGGCATTATTGACCTTAAGGCTTACCATCGTGGTTTTCGATATGTTCGTGAAATGTTAAAAATGCTTCCCGAAATCCCTGAGCCTATTTTATTAACCCAGATTTTTGCCAAGCTTACTTCTTTAGGACGTATTCATCCCGTTTCCACTGGCGTTGAACCCTCGTAA
- a CDS encoding phosphoribosyltransferase, producing the protein MLFKDRRFAGQVLAKELSAYANDPNVLVLGLPRGGVPVAFEVAKTLNAPLDILVVRKLGVPDQEELAMGAIASGGVRIVNKYIINLEKISDEVIARVAVQEERELERRERLYRGNRPLRDLKGRTVILVDDGLATGATMWAAVVTVRKQQPAQIVIAVPVAAPETCQELETEVDEIVCISRPRPFQSVGLWYENFPQTTDEEVRDLLAKAAKNGEAIPLGT; encoded by the coding sequence ATGCTATTTAAAGATCGGAGGTTTGCGGGTCAAGTTTTGGCTAAGGAGTTAAGCGCTTATGCTAACGACCCAAATGTTCTGGTATTAGGGCTACCAAGGGGTGGTGTACCCGTCGCCTTTGAAGTTGCCAAAACGTTAAATGCCCCCTTAGATATTTTAGTGGTACGTAAATTGGGTGTACCCGATCAAGAAGAACTAGCTATGGGAGCGATCGCTTCTGGTGGTGTGCGGATAGTCAATAAATATATTATCAACCTGGAAAAGATATCCGATGAAGTAATTGCCAGAGTGGCGGTGCAAGAAGAACGGGAGTTAGAGCGGCGGGAACGGCTTTATCGGGGAAATCGCCCCTTAAGAGATTTGAAAGGACGTACAGTCATCTTGGTAGATGATGGTTTAGCCACAGGTGCAACGATGTGGGCTGCTGTTGTAACTGTGCGAAAACAGCAACCTGCTCAGATTGTGATTGCTGTGCCTGTGGCTGCACCTGAAACTTGCCAAGAGTTAGAAACTGAGGTTGACGAAATCGTTTGCATCTCCAGACCCAGACCGTTTCAGAGTGTTGGTCTTTGGTACGAAAACTTTCCTCAAACGACCGATGAAGAAGTCCGCGACTTACTCGCAAAAGCGGCAAAGAACGGTGAAGCAATACCTCTTGGTACGTAG
- a CDS encoding Type 1 glutamine amidotransferase-like domain-containing protein, producing MTKAFPSIARRLKSTGIKLLKMGTFLITRFIASWKRFFLGDTVDVRPSTSDSFDVRPSLAGPVLSLGGGGPDVDDAIQWMINQVRGGSNSSTKVNVVVIRTNGNHDYNRLIYAMKGVNFVETLLVRDRQEANKAEIYEKIRNADVVFFAGGDQCQYIRNWKDTKLEAAVKSVYLKGGGIGGTSAGAMIQSDCVYDACASSEKGIETRDALEDPYRDITFTYNFFNWSNLKGTIVDTHFDRRERMGRIMTFIARQIKDGVSSSVLGIAVSESTAVLVDKNGLVKVMGRGAAYFVLGNHLPEVCEPRKPLTFSNYKIWKVRSGDTFNLRNRPTSGYYLRSVKRGRIDSNPY from the coding sequence ATGACAAAGGCATTCCCAAGCATAGCAAGGCGCTTGAAAAGTACAGGAATCAAGTTGTTGAAAATGGGAACCTTCCTAATAACCCGTTTTATTGCAAGCTGGAAACGCTTCTTTCTGGGTGATACTGTTGATGTTCGCCCCTCCACCTCTGACTCCTTTGATGTCCGTCCCTCCTTAGCGGGCCCAGTCCTGAGTTTGGGTGGGGGAGGCCCCGATGTCGATGATGCTATCCAGTGGATGATTAACCAAGTTAGAGGAGGTAGTAACTCCAGCACTAAAGTTAATGTTGTAGTTATCCGCACTAATGGTAATCACGATTACAATCGGCTAATTTATGCCATGAAGGGTGTAAATTTTGTGGAAACTCTTTTGGTTAGGGATAGACAAGAGGCAAACAAAGCTGAGATTTATGAAAAAATCCGAAATGCTGATGTAGTTTTCTTTGCTGGCGGGGATCAATGTCAATACATCCGCAACTGGAAAGATACCAAGCTTGAGGCTGCCGTTAAATCAGTTTACCTTAAGGGAGGTGGTATTGGTGGCACTAGTGCGGGTGCAATGATCCAAAGTGATTGTGTTTATGATGCTTGCGCTTCTTCCGAAAAAGGCATTGAAACTAGAGACGCACTTGAAGATCCCTACCGAGACATTACTTTTACTTACAACTTTTTCAATTGGAGTAATTTGAAGGGAACTATCGTAGATACACACTTTGACAGGCGGGAAAGAATGGGTCGAATTATGACTTTCATTGCCCGTCAAATTAAGGATGGTGTATCTAGCAGTGTTTTAGGTATAGCGGTTAGTGAAAGTACGGCGGTTCTTGTGGATAAAAACGGTTTGGTGAAAGTTATGGGTAGGGGTGCAGCATACTTTGTACTTGGCAATCATCTACCAGAAGTATGCGAACCCCGAAAGCCTTTGACCTTTTCCAATTACAAAATTTGGAAAGTTCGCAGTGGCGACACCTTCAACTTAAGAAATAGACCAACTTCTGGATACTATCTCAGGAGTGTCAAAAGGGGACGGATTGATTCAAATCCCTATTGA
- a CDS encoding glycosyltransferase family 4 protein has product MKILVLSWEFPPRIIGGIARHVAELYPELVKLGHEIHLITAEFGHASMYEVVEGVKIHRVPVAYSNDFFHWVVNLNLSMGDHAGKLILEEGPFDLIHAHDWLVGDAAIALKHNFKIPLIATIHATEYGRYNGIHTDIQGYINGKETLLAYNAWRIIVCSDYMRQEVERALHSPWNKIDVIYNGIRAEKKQHHTDFHALDFRRQFAADDEKIVYYLGRMTYEKGVPILLNAAPKILSEMGGNVKFVIVGGGNTDHLKRQAWDLGIWHHCYFTGFLSDEYLDKFQTVADCAVFPSLYEPFGIVALESFASRVPVVVSDTGGFPEVVQHTKTGIVTWVNNPDSLAWGILEVLKNPGYRQWLVDNAYEDLERRFSWPKLAKQTERVYQQVVQERSQIPW; this is encoded by the coding sequence ATGAAGATACTGGTACTGAGTTGGGAGTTTCCACCAAGGATTATTGGGGGAATTGCGCGGCATGTGGCGGAGTTGTACCCAGAACTGGTAAAGCTAGGACATGAAATTCACCTGATTACAGCGGAGTTTGGTCACGCGTCGATGTATGAGGTGGTTGAAGGAGTAAAGATACATCGAGTACCAGTGGCATATAGTAACGACTTTTTCCACTGGGTAGTGAATCTCAACTTGAGTATGGGAGATCACGCTGGTAAGTTAATTTTAGAAGAAGGGCCCTTTGATTTAATTCATGCCCATGATTGGTTAGTCGGAGATGCTGCGATCGCTCTCAAGCATAATTTTAAAATACCACTAATTGCCACAATTCATGCTACAGAATACGGACGATATAACGGTATTCACACAGATATTCAAGGTTATATAAATGGCAAAGAAACCTTGCTAGCTTACAATGCGTGGCGGATTATTGTTTGTAGCGACTATATGCGCCAAGAAGTAGAACGAGCGCTACATAGTCCTTGGAACAAAATTGATGTCATTTATAACGGTATCCGAGCCGAAAAGAAACAGCATCATACAGATTTTCATGCTCTAGATTTTCGCCGCCAATTTGCCGCAGACGATGAGAAAATAGTTTACTACCTCGGTCGTATGACCTACGAGAAAGGTGTACCTATATTACTTAATGCCGCACCCAAAATCCTTTCAGAAATGGGAGGTAACGTGAAATTTGTGATCGTTGGTGGCGGCAATACTGACCATCTCAAGCGCCAAGCCTGGGATTTAGGAATTTGGCATCATTGTTATTTTACTGGTTTTCTCTCCGATGAATATTTAGATAAATTTCAGACTGTCGCAGACTGCGCGGTTTTTCCGAGTCTTTACGAACCCTTTGGGATTGTAGCTTTAGAAAGCTTCGCTTCTCGTGTACCTGTAGTAGTTTCTGATACTGGTGGTTTTCCTGAAGTGGTGCAACATACCAAAACAGGCATTGTCACTTGGGTGAACAATCCCGATTCTTTAGCTTGGGGAATTTTGGAAGTGTTGAAAAATCCAGGTTATCGCCAATGGCTGGTGGATAACGCTTATGAGGATTTAGAAAGACGCTTTAGCTGGCCGAAACTAGCCAAGCAAACCGAACGAGTATATCAGCAAGTTGTACAAGAGCGATCGCAAATACCTTGGTAA
- a CDS encoding diguanylate cyclase encodes MPSSKTQTELIARGLPDGTFTFVNEAYCRFFGLERDKIIGQHYKPVVFEEDQERVFSLVNSISLENPVITIENRVVACEGVRWTQWIVRGIFDPQGMLVELQSVGRDITDRKLVEQALSENEQKFRAIFNQTIQFIGLLEPNGIVLEANQTALDFAGISREEVVGKPFWKAKWWTISLNTQEQLKTAIASAANGQPIRYEVDIIGRDGQAIAIDFSMRPILDETGRVTLLISEGRDITEYKVALQERHKAEEALRSSQDFLQKVANTVPHILYLFDLLKGTSIYLNEKSVTILGYSPEEFCNADPQWFMNCFHPDDRHLCYDIPSRFVNLKDNEVLSTEYRFRHKNGEWRWLNTREVVFARDGNGAPTQILGSVEDINTRKEAEVMLRQQAEGERLITEVTQQIRQSLNLEEVLNTTVNSIRQCLGSDSVAIYQLESDGSGNFAAESLSDNYPQRLELTMQPFSLNQDFSYYYQGLPKVFHDIQESDFSADLFELLQLYQIKAAVIVPILNGEHLWGLLIAHQCGAPRYWQAFEVNLLHQLASQVAIAIHQSVLYQQVQAANEELQRLATLDGLTQIANRRRFDEYLEAEWQRLKREQVPVSLILFDVDFFKPYNDTYGHLAGDDCLRQLASSLKNIVKRPADLVARYGGEEFAIILPNTEIQGAIYVAETIRQAIRDLAIPHTQSRVCDRVTVSLGVVSIVPNSEISPTDLINAADKALYVAKQQGRDRVHAVSVVIPS; translated from the coding sequence GTGCCATCCTCGAAGACTCAAACGGAACTGATTGCTAGAGGCTTACCAGATGGCACTTTTACCTTTGTTAATGAAGCTTACTGTCGATTTTTTGGGCTGGAGCGAGACAAAATTATCGGTCAGCACTACAAACCTGTTGTGTTTGAGGAAGATCAAGAACGTGTGTTTAGTCTGGTAAATTCCATCAGCTTAGAAAATCCCGTTATTACCATTGAAAATCGCGTCGTAGCTTGCGAAGGGGTGCGGTGGACGCAATGGATTGTTCGAGGGATATTTGATCCGCAGGGGATGCTTGTAGAACTTCAATCTGTTGGAAGAGATATAACTGACCGCAAATTGGTAGAACAAGCTTTAAGTGAAAATGAGCAAAAATTCCGGGCGATTTTCAATCAAACCATTCAGTTTATCGGATTGCTTGAGCCGAATGGGATAGTATTAGAAGCGAACCAAACAGCACTGGACTTTGCTGGGATTAGTCGAGAAGAAGTCGTTGGCAAGCCATTTTGGAAAGCAAAATGGTGGACAATTTCTCTAAACACTCAAGAGCAATTAAAAACTGCGATCGCATCTGCTGCTAATGGTCAACCTATTCGCTATGAAGTTGACATTATAGGTCGAGATGGTCAAGCGATCGCGATTGATTTTTCAATGCGTCCCATACTTGATGAAACTGGGCGTGTGACACTACTCATTTCTGAAGGACGAGATATTACTGAATATAAAGTCGCGCTTCAGGAACGCCACAAAGCTGAAGAGGCATTACGCTCAAGTCAAGACTTTCTACAAAAGGTTGCTAATACCGTACCGCATATTTTGTATTTGTTTGACCTCTTAAAAGGAACAAGCATTTATCTGAATGAGAAAAGTGTGACTATTTTAGGCTACTCTCCAGAGGAATTTTGTAACGCAGATCCGCAGTGGTTCATGAATTGCTTTCATCCAGACGACAGACACCTCTGCTATGACATTCCAAGTCGCTTTGTTAACCTTAAAGATAATGAAGTACTTTCCACTGAATACCGATTCCGACACAAAAATGGAGAATGGCGTTGGCTAAATACACGAGAAGTGGTATTTGCCAGAGATGGTAACGGCGCTCCAACGCAGATTCTTGGCTCGGTAGAAGACATTAATACTCGTAAAGAAGCTGAAGTAATGTTGCGACAGCAAGCAGAGGGAGAACGGCTAATTACCGAAGTAACTCAACAGATTCGACAATCACTGAATTTGGAGGAGGTTCTGAATACAACAGTCAACAGTATTCGCCAGTGTTTGGGTTCAGATTCCGTGGCTATCTACCAGTTAGAATCTGACGGAAGTGGCAATTTTGCGGCGGAATCACTGAGTGATAACTATCCTCAGAGATTAGAACTGACAATGCAACCATTTTCGCTCAACCAAGATTTTAGCTACTATTACCAGGGATTACCTAAAGTCTTCCATGATATTCAGGAGTCTGATTTTTCAGCCGATCTTTTTGAGTTATTACAACTCTATCAAATTAAGGCTGCTGTAATAGTACCGATTTTGAATGGGGAGCATCTGTGGGGTTTACTCATTGCTCACCAGTGTGGCGCACCTCGTTATTGGCAAGCATTTGAAGTTAATTTGTTGCACCAACTGGCAAGTCAAGTAGCGATCGCTATTCATCAATCAGTACTCTACCAGCAAGTGCAAGCTGCCAATGAAGAATTACAAAGATTAGCTACTCTAGATGGCTTGACTCAAATAGCCAATCGCCGCCGATTTGATGAGTATCTTGAAGCTGAGTGGCAGCGACTTAAACGCGAGCAAGTGCCTGTTTCTTTAATTTTGTTCGATGTCGATTTTTTTAAACCCTACAATGATACTTATGGTCATTTAGCAGGGGATGATTGTTTGCGACAATTAGCAAGTTCCCTCAAAAATATTGTTAAGCGTCCAGCCGATTTAGTCGCTCGTTATGGTGGCGAAGAATTTGCTATCATTCTGCCTAATACAGAGATTCAAGGAGCAATCTATGTAGCTGAAACTATTAGACAAGCAATCCGCGACTTAGCCATTCCTCATACTCAGTCTCGCGTGTGCGATCGTGTTACCGTTAGTCTAGGCGTTGTTAGCATTGTGCCAAATTCCGAAATTTCGCCGACAGACTTGATTAATGCAGCAGACAAAGCACTTTATGTAGCCAAACAGCAAGGACGCGATCGAGTTCATGCCGTTTCTGTCGTTATCCCTTCTTGA
- a CDS encoding PAS domain-containing protein produces the protein MSRKQPQEQLSEAEQKYRTLVEQIPGVVYVSPINDTTKVAYISPQLQQLLGIAPEDWNFGFFNSWLDYTHPEDRDRVWQAVNTTIATGEPFSVEYRMIRRDGRIIWVRDQANLVLDIDGETQVLQGLVFDISDRKQVEAALQESEARSRAILEDSNGTDC, from the coding sequence ATGAGCCGCAAGCAGCCCCAAGAACAACTCTCTGAGGCAGAGCAAAAGTATCGTACTCTCGTAGAACAAATTCCCGGCGTTGTTTACGTCTCACCGATTAATGACACTACAAAAGTTGCTTATATTAGTCCACAACTACAACAATTATTAGGCATTGCCCCTGAAGACTGGAATTTTGGTTTCTTTAATAGTTGGTTAGATTACACTCATCCAGAAGATCGCGATCGCGTTTGGCAAGCTGTAAATACTACAATTGCCACGGGAGAGCCTTTCAGTGTCGAGTATCGGATGATTAGGCGCGATGGCAGAATAATTTGGGTACGGGATCAAGCCAATCTCGTTCTCGATATCGATGGAGAAACTCAGGTACTTCAGGGTTTAGTATTTGATATTAGCGATCGCAAACAAGTAGAAGCTGCACTGCAAGAGAGCGAAGCGCGTTCTCGTGCCATCCTCGAAGACTCAAACGGAACTGATTGCTAG
- the lepA gene encoding translation elongation factor 4: MTDVPAVRIRNFCIIAHIDHGKSTLADRLLQATGTVEDRQMKEQFLDNMDLERERGITIKLQAARMNYTAKDGQQYVLNLIDTPGHVDFSYEVSRSLVACEGALLVVDASQGVEAQTLANVYLALENNLEIIPVLNKIDLPGAEPERVIGEIEEIIGLDCSGAILASAKEGIGINEILEAVVERIPPPPNTINERLRALIFDSYYDSYRGVIVYFRVMDGTVKKGDRIHLMASGKEFEIDELGVLSPTQKQVDELHAGEVGYLGAAIKAVADARVGDTITLSKAKADAPLPGYAEANPMVFCGMFPIDADQFEDLREALEKLELNDAALHYEPETSSAMGFGFRCGFLGLLHMEIVQERLEREYNLDLIITAPSVVYKVITLKGEELYIDNPSRLPSPNDRERIEEPYVQVEMITPETYVGSLMELSQNRRGIFKDMKYLAQGRTTLTYELPLAEVVTDFFDQMKSRSRGYASMEYHIIGYRENPLVKLDIMINGDPVDSLAMIVHRDKAYNVGRAMAEKLKELIPRHQFKVPIQASIGSKVIASEHIPALRKDVLAKCYGGDISRKKKLLQKQAKGKKRMKSVGTVDVPQEAFMAVLRLDQN; encoded by the coding sequence ATGACTGACGTTCCCGCAGTTCGCATTCGCAATTTTTGTATTATTGCTCACATCGACCACGGGAAATCAACCCTCGCCGATCGCTTGCTACAAGCTACTGGCACTGTTGAAGACCGACAGATGAAGGAACAGTTTCTCGACAATATGGATTTGGAACGGGAGCGCGGCATTACGATTAAGCTGCAAGCTGCCCGGATGAACTACACAGCTAAGGATGGACAGCAGTATGTGCTGAACTTGATTGACACTCCGGGACACGTGGATTTCTCTTATGAAGTCTCTCGCTCTCTTGTTGCTTGCGAAGGAGCGCTATTGGTAGTAGATGCGTCCCAAGGTGTGGAAGCGCAAACTTTGGCAAATGTATATTTAGCATTAGAGAATAACCTGGAAATTATTCCAGTTTTGAATAAAATTGATTTGCCTGGGGCTGAACCAGAACGGGTAATTGGCGAAATTGAAGAAATTATCGGTCTAGATTGCAGTGGGGCAATTCTGGCTTCTGCTAAAGAGGGAATTGGGATTAATGAGATTTTAGAAGCAGTTGTCGAGCGGATACCGCCACCACCCAATACCATAAATGAACGCTTACGAGCGTTAATTTTTGATAGTTATTACGACAGTTATCGGGGAGTAATTGTGTATTTTCGGGTGATGGATGGCACCGTGAAAAAAGGCGATCGCATCCATTTAATGGCATCGGGTAAAGAATTTGAAATTGATGAATTAGGCGTTCTTTCTCCGACTCAAAAGCAAGTTGATGAACTGCACGCTGGAGAAGTAGGCTATTTGGGAGCGGCAATTAAAGCTGTCGCTGATGCACGGGTAGGAGACACAATTACCCTGAGTAAGGCGAAAGCAGATGCACCCTTACCAGGCTACGCAGAAGCGAACCCAATGGTTTTTTGCGGGATGTTCCCCATTGATGCCGATCAATTTGAAGATTTGCGGGAAGCCTTGGAAAAGCTGGAACTCAACGATGCAGCGCTGCATTACGAACCAGAAACTTCGAGCGCAATGGGGTTTGGGTTCCGTTGCGGATTCTTGGGTTTGCTGCACATGGAAATTGTCCAGGAACGTCTAGAGCGAGAGTATAACCTAGATTTAATCATTACAGCCCCCTCAGTGGTTTATAAGGTGATTACCCTCAAAGGCGAGGAACTGTACATCGATAATCCTAGCCGTTTACCTTCTCCCAACGATCGCGAAAGAATTGAAGAACCCTACGTCCAAGTCGAGATGATAACGCCGGAAACTTATGTTGGCAGCTTGATGGAGTTGTCACAAAATCGCCGGGGCATTTTCAAAGATATGAAATATCTCGCCCAAGGACGAACCACACTTACATACGAACTCCCCTTGGCGGAAGTTGTAACTGACTTTTTTGATCAAATGAAATCGCGATCGCGCGGTTACGCCAGTATGGAATATCACATCATCGGCTACCGTGAAAATCCTTTGGTGAAGCTGGATATCATGATTAACGGCGATCCTGTGGATTCCTTGGCGATGATTGTACATCGAGATAAAGCTTACAACGTCGGGCGGGCAATGGCAGAAAAGCTCAAGGAACTAATTCCCCGCCATCAATTTAAAGTGCCAATTCAGGCATCTATTGGCAGTAAAGTTATTGCCAGCGAACATATCCCCGCTTTGCGTAAAGATGTGTTAGCCAAATGCTACGGTGGTGACATCAGTCGCAAGAAAAAACTTTTGCAGAAGCAAGCAAAAGGTAAAAAGCGGATGAAATCTGTAGGTACTGTAGATGTACCGCAGGAAGCCTTTATGGCAGTACTGCGCTTGGATCAAAACTAA